The following are encoded together in the Lathyrus oleraceus cultivar Zhongwan6 chromosome 3, CAAS_Psat_ZW6_1.0, whole genome shotgun sequence genome:
- the LOC127129530 gene encoding uncharacterized protein LOC127129530, with protein MAFHNNIDDCKLHDLRASGPKYKWRGLVFQGGKHIYDRLDRALCNEDLSLKFPEAYTKVLTRFEFSDHHPIMISLSCNVYSKVAKHFRFKSAWLVDSNYTDRLMGLWKDNKGLGHKLKNITKDLKAWKCSSLKQVHIRKKEIMARLNGVQKCIQRRENMGACKLLSLCCKMS; from the coding sequence ATGGCTTTCCATAATAATATCGATGATTGTAAGTTGCATGATCTTAGGGCTAGTGGTCCTAAGTATAAATGGAGAGGGCTAGTTTTTCAAGGAGGAAAACACATTTACGATAGATTGGATAGAGCATTGTGTAATGAAGATTTGAGTTTGAAATTCCCAGAAGCTTATACAAAGGTTCTCACTAGATTTGAGTTTTCTGACCATCACCCAATCATGATATCTCTGTCTTGTAATGTGTACTCCAAAGTTGCTAAACATTTTAGATTTAAGAGTGCTTGGTTGGTAGATAGTAATTATACGGATAGGCTCATGGGATTGTGGAAGGATAACAAAGGTTTAGGTCATAAGCTTAAGAATATTACAAAAGACTTAAAAGCTTGGAAGTGCAGTTCTCTCAAACAAGTTCATATAAGGAAGAAGGAGATTATGGCGAGACTTAATGGTGTTCAGAAGTGTATTCAAAGGAGGGAAAATATGGGGGCATGTAAACTCCTTAGCTTATGTTGCAAGATGAGTTAA